One part of the Anopheles coustani chromosome 2, idAnoCousDA_361_x.2, whole genome shotgun sequence genome encodes these proteins:
- the LOC131262871 gene encoding cuticle protein 19-like, whose product MMKITIATLVLFAVAAFGYEHEHHDYHSHPSYKFEYGVKDPHTGDHKSQWEHRDGDVVKGAYSLHEADGTERVVEYSSDKHNGFQAHVKRVGHAHHPEVYGHHEGGHSYGGHGHGHASSYANGNLYQHHH is encoded by the coding sequence atgatgaaaatcaCCATCGCCACCCTCGTCCTATTCGCTGTTGCCGCGTTCGGTTATGAACACGAACACCACGATTACCATTCGCATCCGAGCTACAAGTTCGAGTATGGAGTGAAGGACCCCCACACCGGAGACCATAAGAGCCAGTGGGAACACCGGGATGGAGATGTCGTCAAGGGAGCGTACAGTCTGCACGAAGCCGACGGAACCGAGCGAGTGGTCGAGTACTCCTCGGACAAGCACAACGGATTCCAGGCTCATGTGAAGCGAGTCGGACATGCTCACCATCCGGAAGTGTACGGACACCATGAAGGAGGACACTCTTATGGAGGTCATGGCCACGGACACGCCAGCAGCTACGCCAACGGCAACCTgtatcagcatcatcattaa
- the LOC131265055 gene encoding histidine-rich glycoprotein-like — protein MMKITIAVLALFAVAAFGYEHEHHDYHSHPSYKFEYGVKDPHTGDHKSQWEHRDGDVVKGAYSLHEADGTERVVEYSSDKHNGFQAHVKRVGHAHHPEVYGHHEGGHSYGGHGHGHANSYANGNLYQHHHPQPNQHRIKGQHQRTLSKMMKITIATLVLLAVAVFCYEHEHHDYHSHPSYKFEYGVKDPHTGDHKSQWEHRDGDVVKGAYTLHEADGTERVVEYSSDKHNGFQAHVKRVGHAHHPEVYGHHEEGHSYGGHGHGHASSYAKLDQHHH, from the exons ATGATGAAGATCACCATTGCCGTCCTCGCCCTATTCGCTGTTGCCGCGTTCGGTTACGAGCACGAACACCACGATTACCATTCGCATCCGAGCTACAAGTTCGAGTATGGAGTGAAGGACCCCCACACCGGAGACCATAAGAGCCAGTGGGAACACCGGGATGGAGATGTCGTCAAGGGAGCGTACAGTCTGCACGAAGCCGACGGAACCGAGCGAGTGGTCGAGTACTCCTCGGACAAGCACAACGGATTCCAGGCTCATGTGAAGCGAGTCGGACATGCTCACCATCCGGAAGTGTACGGACACCATGAGGGAGGACACTCGTATGGAGGTCATGGCCACGGACACGCCAACAGCTACGCCAACGGCAACCTGTACCAGCATCATCAT CCACAGCCCAACCAACATCGCATCAAAGGACAACACCAAAGAACCCTttccaaaatgatgaaaatcaCCATCGCCACCCTCGTCCTGCTGGCCGTTGCCGTGTTCTGTTATGAACACGAACACCACGATTACCATTCGCATCCGAGCTACAAGTTTGAGTATGGAGTGAAGGACCCCCATACCGGAGACCACAAGAGCCAGTGGGAACACCGGGATGGAGACGTCGTCAAGGGAGCCTACACCCTCCACGAAGCCGACGGAACCGAGCGAGTGGTCGAGTACTCCTCGGACAAACACAACGGATTCCAGGCTCATGTGAAGCGAGTCGGACATGCCCACCATCCGGAAGTGTACGGACATCATGAGGAAGGACACTCGTACGGAGGTCATGGCCACGGACACGCCAGCAGCTATGCAAAGCTGGACCAACATCATCATTAA
- the LOC131265056 gene encoding cuticle protein 19-like — translation MMKITIATLALLAVAVFGYEHEHHDYHSHPSYKFEYGVKDPHTGDHKSQWEHRDGDVVKGAYTLHEADGTERVVEYSSDKHNGFQAHVKRIGHAHHPEVYGHHEDGHAYGGHGHGHASSYAKLDQHHH, via the coding sequence ATGATGAAAATTACCATCGCCACCCTCGCCCTTTTGGCCGTTGCCGTGTTCGGTTATGAGCACGAGCACCACGATTACCATTCGCATCCGAGCTACAAGTTCGAGTATGGAGTGAAGGACCCCCATACCGGAGACCACAAGAGCCAGTGGGAACATCGGGATGGAGATGTCGTCAAAGGAGCTTATACTCTCCACGAAGCCGATGGAACCGAGCGAGTGGTCGAGTACTCCTCGGACAAGCACAACGGATTCCAGGCTCATGTGAAGCGAATCGGACATGCCCACCATCCGGAAGTGTACGGACACCATGAGGATGGACACGCGTATGGAGGACATGGTCACGGACACGCCAGCAGCTATGCCAAGCTGGACCAACATCATCATTAA
- the LOC131265057 gene encoding cuticle protein 19-like, with protein sequence MMKITISTLALLAVAVFGYEHEHHDYHSHPSYKFEYGVKDPHTGDHKSQWEHRDGDVVKGAYTLHEADGTERVVEYSSDKHNGFQAHVKRVGHAHHPEVYGHHEEGHSYGGHGHGHASSYAKLDQHHQ encoded by the coding sequence atgatgaaaattacCATCTCCACCCTCGCCCTTTTGGCCGTTGCCGTGTTCGGTTATGAGCACGAACACCACGATTACCATTCGCATCCGAGCTACAAGTTCGAGTATGGAGTGAAGGACCCCCATACCGGAGACCACAAGAGCCAGTGGGAACACCGGGATGGAGATGTCGTCAAGGGAGCCTACACCCTCCACGAAGCCGACGGAACCGAGCGAGTGGTCGAGTACTCCTCGGACAAGCACAACGGATTCCAGGCTCATGTGAAGCGAGTCGGACATGCCCACCATCCGGAAGTGTACGGACACCATGAGGAAGGACACTCGTACGGAGGTCATGGCCACGGACACGCCAGCAGCTATGCCAAGCTGGACCAGCATCATCAATAA
- the LOC131262874 gene encoding cuticle protein 8 has protein sequence MNLFVIAAVGVVVQLFALLTAGDHLVEFVSNYQQKAAIDYSFRYYIDHPPSGVSLDHWENRKGDYVHGGYGVLEPGGFVRTVHYEVEGDSGFRTVIKTTAPGSSQQYSIHSAGKKTPPPQPLWNTKPVAFVQGGHKS, from the exons ATGAACCTGTTTGTGATCGCCGCGGTTGGAGTCGTTGTACAGCTTTTCGCCCTGCTGACGGCGGGCGACCATTTGGTCGAGTTTGTATCGAACTATCAGCAGAAAGCTGCC ATCGATTACTCCTTCCGGTACTACATCGACCATCCGCCCTCCGGTGTGTCGCTGGATCACTGGGAAAACCGGAAGGGAGACTACGTGCACGGTGGCTACGGTGTCCTTGAGCCGGGAGGATTCGTCCGCACCGTTCACTACGAAGTCGAAGGCGACAGTGGCTTCCGCACGGTCATCAAAACAACGGCACCGG GAAGCTCCCAACAGTACAGCATACACAGTGCGGGCAAAAAAACGCCGCCACCGCAGCCACTATGGAACACCAAACCGGTAGCGTTCGTGCAGGGAGGCCATAAATCGTAG
- the LOC131265054 gene encoding uncharacterized protein LOC131265054 has product MFKILALLACLAVAVFAQYPGHGHEHKEHYAHPKYKFEYGVKDPHTGDHKTQWEVRDGDVVKGQYTLHEADGTERVVDYKSDAHNGFEADVKKVGHAHHPQHYASHPAPAPAPAHYGHGHGSGASYVNIVAVVACLAVVASAQYYSGGEHGLSGYGGHHHEEPKDYYAYPKYKFEYGVKDPHTGDHKSQWEVRDGDVVKGQYSLQEPDGTERVVEYKSDKHSGFEAVVKKVGHAHHPQVYGGHH; this is encoded by the exons atgTTCAAG ATTCTAGCCCTTCTTGCCTGCCTGGCCGTCGCCGTCTTCGCTCAGTATCCCGGCCATGGACACGAGCACAAGGAACACTATGCGCACCCGAAGTACAAGTTCGAGTACGGCGTGAAGGACCCCCACACCGGAGACCACAAGACCCAGTGGGAAGTCCGGGACGGTGACGTCGTCAAGGGACAGTACACCCTGCACGAAGCCGATGGAACCGAGCGCGTGGTCGACTACAAATCCGATGCCCACAACGGTTTCGAGGCCGACGTCAAGAAGGTTGGACATGCTCATCATCCGCAGCACTACGCCAGCCATCCTGCGCCAGCACCTGCCCCGGCACACTACGGACATGGACACGGCTCGGGTGCCAGCTACGTCAAC atcgtcgccgtcgtcgcctGCCTGGCCGTGGTTGCTTCCGCCCAGTACTACAGCGGGGGAGAGCATGGGCTCAGCGGATACGGTGGCCATCACCACGAGGAGCCGAAGGACTACTACGCGTACCCGAAGTACAAGTTCGAGTACGGCGTGAAGGACCCGCACACCGGTGACCACAAGAGCCAGTGGGAAGTCCGGGACGGGGATGTCGTCAAGGGCCAGTACTCGCTGCAGGAGCCGGACGGCACGGAGCGCGTCGTGGAGTACAAGTCGGACAAGCACAGTGGCTTCGAGGCTGTCGTGAAGAAGGTTGGACATGCGCACCACCCGCAGGTGTACGGTGGACACCACTAA
- the LOC131265053 gene encoding uncharacterized protein LOC131265053: protein MLRFVSAIAILAATAVQSAPVEPAQYAFVTKHHHVPEHHHVLEQVHHVPAEPQLAVHYPVELLQEQEHHQYHQEPQLVLANDKYLGAAHEYHEAPATSYAEGNDYSSLYGGKHGSHLYDNYQYGQQEVGYAKKYDEYNAYPKYSFEYGVDDPHTGDHKKQWEFRDGDVVKGGYMLKEADGTTRVVEYTSDDHNGFNAVVKKFGHAHHPEPKQHNAYGYIGNYAGAYATGDYYGKGATSYAKVWKQH, encoded by the exons ATGCTGCGA TTTGTTTCCGCCATCGCCATCCTGGCAGCGACTGCCGTCCAGTCGGCCCCTGTCGAACCGGCCCAGTATGCCTTCGTAACCAAGCACCACCACGTGCCGGAGCACCATCACGTCCTCGAGCAGGTGCACCACGTCCCGGCGGAGCCCCAGCTGGCCGTCCACTACCCAGTCGAGCTGCTGCAAGAGCAGGAACATCATCAGTATCATCAGGAGCCGCAGCTCGTCCTGGCCAACGACAAGTATCTGGGAGCTGCTCACGAGTACCACGAGGCTCCGGCCACCAGCTACGCCGAAGGCAACGACTACAGCAGCCTGTATGGTGGCAAGCATGGTTCTCATCTGTACGACAACTACCAGTACGGTCAGCAGGAGGTGGGCTACGCCAAGAAGTACGACGAGTACAACGCATATCCGAAGTACAGCTTCGAGTACGGCGTCGACGACCCGCACACCGGTGACCACAAGAAGCAGTGGGAATTCCGCGACGGTGATGTTGTGAAAG GTGGATACATGCTGAAGGAAGCCGACGGAACTACGCGCGTCGTCGAGTACACCTCGGATGACCACAACGGTTTCAATGCGGTCGTGAAGAAGTTTGGCCATGCGCACCATCCCGAACCGAAGCAGCACAACGCCTACGGCTACATCGGCAACTATGCCGGAGCGTACGCGACCGGAGACTACTACGGCAAGGGCGCCACCAGCTACGCCAAGGTCTGGAAGCAGCACTAA